From the Terriglobales bacterium genome, the window TTTACTTGCGACAGGTATTGCTCGGTATAGTGCATTTGCTGATCGATCCAGGCGCGCGTGTCCGGACTGTTCTGATCTTCGAGCCAACGATAGTTGTCGGTAAGCGTGTGGCCGGAGACTTCGTCTGTAACCGGCTTCACCTCTGTTGCAGGAGGTGGCGGAAGAAGGATGCCGTGAGCGCCTCGAACTTCTTTCTTGGAGGGAATGTCAGCCGCAATCAGGGCCATGGACGCAATCAGAGTCAACGCAAGGAAGACCAGGATTTTCATGCGAAAAGTTGTAACACGAGGCGGCGTATTCGTGCTTTAGGGGGCAATTAGTTCCGGGGAAAATACGATTTAGCCTGAGGTCACCCCGCCTTGCGCAGTGGTGTTGATTTGTGCGGGCGGCCGTGGCTTTTGGCGGTTCTCAGCTTGTTTTCGAGAAATTCGCGCAAAGCGACAGCATTGTTGTGTTCCTGATCATGCGAGCTGTAAACGAGCGTCAGCCGACTCGGCGCGTTTTCAATTAGGGCATGCCAGCTTTCTGCATTCGCGCTCAGTTCGGCGAAATAGCGCTTGCGGAATTCACTCCATTTTTCAGGATCGTGGTTGAACCACTTGCGCAATGGAGTGCTCGGCGCGACATCTTTC encodes:
- a CDS encoding DUF488 domain-containing protein; amino-acid sequence: MTEILLKRAYEPAAKSDGKRILVERLWPRGVKKEALHLDAWMKDVAPSTPLRKWFNHDPEKWSEFRKRYFAELSANAESWHALIENAPSRLTLVYSSHDQEHNNAVALREFLENKLRTAKSHGRPHKSTPLRKAG